TGGTGAAACAACATTCTGTTGGAATCGAGTTTCGGTGTTCGTTAAAATGACGAAAGGTGAATATTGCAAAATTCCATACAGGGAAACTGAGATCATCGTTGCAACATTCAAACAGGAAACATTTCCATTTAATTCAACGTAGAGAAAATATCGTCGTTAGTATAATGAAGTAGAACCTGCATACACTTTTTCTGTAAATTTATTAGAGAAGACTAACCTAACGTAACGAACATTGTgataaataatacaagtgataccttaaatatctttttactgTTCCACATTAACGTAACATATGGTTCCCTTTTAATTAAACTGCTgatgaaagtaattaattatagcACTGAATTTCACGTGCTTTTCGATATACCACCCATGaattaacattaataaatcTAGAGAAATTCACGAACAGATTCATTTAAATACTATAAAGGCAAACGCAtggaaattaatagaatttccatttttacaGAACTGAcggaacaaaataaaaataatttcacagTCGGAACGAAAGCTTATATAACTAATACAGACTTGTATGTTTCGCCATTTGAACGTGGTAGAGTACTTTGCCttgcatattttatgttacgtTCATTCTGTACCTTTTCATACATTGAAATTTCCCGTAAACGAATAAAAGTACGCAGTCCAGTTAAATTTAAGGTGTACGTTAAATTTAAGATGTTGGTTAAGTTTAATATGCCAGGATCCACGGTATTGAAACTGAcgctattatattaaataattatcaaaggTAACCTGTTAACCGGTTAAAAAGTCGTTTGCCGTTCATTATAAAAGTTTGGTCCTCGATGTTGATTTTTTTGTGTCTCGACAATTAGACACAATTCTCCGGAATGATCGGATATTGTAGGAAGAGGTTGTAAAATCTTTCGCTCTCTTCTAAGCAGACGGCAGCCGATGTCAAACACATCCGCTGAAAAAGATATTGATCTATTGACAGCACAAACGCGTTCAAATAGGAGAGTCGGGCCTCCGTATCCGTCGAGATTGCGATTATCACAAAGGGACTTATGGATTATCGATAACGGGCGAGAATGAAAAGCGGAAACGACAGGTCACCACAAATGGACTCGAGTGGACGCGATTGGAAGGTAGATCGATAGATTCCATTTAATTCATTTGAGCACGGCGCTTCGTCAACGaagataaatggaaaatttcgtataaatattctatccTAGTCTACGAAGTAGCTCGTGAATATTGGCTCGTTCATTTGCTTACACGTAACATGACTAATAACCATCATAGTGTATCTATATCTCTTCGAGGtgtacgataaaaatttattttctacgtgatttttacttttcatttGTTGGAAGTTAATTCTTCCACTGGCGAGCAGTTTGTCGAAATGTACGTGGTcgcgaaatgaaagaaagatgagAAACTCGGCAAAAAATCTTAGAGAAAATTGCCCGATCGAcctaacaaaaatattccaaaatccTTTGATAAAACGCACGAAAAATACGAGACGTACGAGAAATATAAAGCCAGAGAGAGTAGAAAATAAATCCGTCAGTTCTGCAAACGACTCGCTATCCTCGAGACTAGTTAACTGGAAAGAATTACCGGAACGCTAGCGAAAACCCTGCTGTCTGGCTACTATAGAAAAGTCGAACTTATTCTCTGGATGTTGCACACAGGATTCTTCGCAGGCATCGGGCAGCCGGCAGGTTCTAAGCGATCCGCAGCCGGAATCCAGATCGGAATCGGGTGAGCTTCACTGTCAATCCGATAATTAACTTGCATGCCACGTTTTTCGAGCGGTGAGTCCGATCGAATTCGTACGCGTAAGAGCACCGGGACGACGTCCGACCTGATCTTGCGAATTCATAATGGATCCCGCATTCCGAGCACGTGTACCGCTCACGTAAGCCGTGACAAAATTATGTACTACAACGGCTGCTTTCGCCGGTGCGTTTTAAATCGATCCCGGCTGGACCAAGGAGGAAATTACCTATCGCTGAGATACTCACGCTTCGTACCGAAACTTCGTACAGAATAGCGATAACCGTTTTACAAATAACAGTGTGTTCTATGAATATAATAGTTCTATGATGGGAGAGGAACGTTGGTTTCCAAAGATTTACACAGTGTCCCGTGAGAATATTCGAACGCTTACCACAGAATGCTTTTGAGTATGACCAAAAGAAGTATTTGcatactattatttattatgacgCTTGCATACTAATTAGTTAGgttcaagtatattaaatttcatatcatttGGTAGTACTTTCATATTACTtcattatattgtaatagatTTGAAACTCCGCTCTATAAGTATGCTTACAACGTTATCGTTAAAACTATGCATACgaggattaattttaatctatttGATTTACTTtgcacttttttcttttttattaactctACATTTTGAGTTTAAACGCGTAGAGATAGTaaaatttcttcttgtttcttttagTTTGTGTAcagagtaaaaataaaatgaaagagaatATAAAGGAATAACGTAAAATTTAGAGGAATTCTAAGTAGAATTAAAGAGATTCTAATCTATTTTCCAAGGATATTCCAGAATCgcaatttttcgataaaaacagCGTGATCACGTTAGAGGCATAACGTGTTAATATCGTCGTTATTTAAAACACATATCTATCACCCATCGTCGACTAAAGTAAATTCGTTGAAATCTACAAAAAATTGGCAAGAAGCATCGCAAGAAAGTCATGTAGCCATCGTGATACTTCTTACGAATGAATGACCATTCATGACACGTAATATAGGTCTGGCGTATAGTTACGAAACGGTGAGCAATAACCAATGAAATCGTTTCGTATTCATGGTGCTTGAACGCCATCTCATAAACGTGTGGTCGCATATAAAGACGGATGAAAGACACGGACAAAAGCCAGTCAAAATTTTCCAAGTGAAGTTAACAGTGTTTTTGGCCAGCAATAATGCGGAGAACGGTAACGAGACAATGGATTTATTATGCGCGCGAGGAACGATTAACCATTAATCGTACTTTGATCTCATTGAACGTTCCAGCCGATCGTGTATTTACACTTCGCGTCATTAATCCTTTATAACAACGCGGTGACTTGACATTTGCATATCGATTAACCATATACGTATTTTTCAAGttctcttttataatttatagctTTGTCATTGTGCCATCTATTCGTCAATAGTGATTAATGATTTCtgaattattacttttattggGATGGAAAAGTGTAGGAAATCGTAATCTCTTGTCACgtgaataaagaagaaatcaagttgtaaaagaaattaatggaACGAAACGATTTTCATGAGGTGGTAAAGTAAcacttttgtaatatttttttataattcggctaaatatttctcttttcttttgaaagaataaaatcaaTATAACGGTAGGTTTATTTCGAtctaaagaaatagaagagtACGATCGTTTAGGTTTTCCCTGACGAATTTTCTAATTCGATGATACTGATCGAAATGGAGTATAAGGTTTGAAAAGCGTAAGTTAAAGTTTTCAGAAAAGTTaaagtaagaaataaattttatactttggaTAGAACGTACGTAATTCTGATAAGAGGAGCGATCTTctgaatatttgtataattctcAGAACACACCGGTTTTTACGCTGTAACTTTAAATCTTTGCCTTAACAGCAATACAAAAGTTTTTACGGACAAGATGATCTTTATTTATGAGCAAACTGAAATATGCTGTTTTATATACGCATACATAAATCAATAGTACTCTTCGATTCGAAAACTGAATGTAtgaatacataaatttataaaacctataaattgaaatataaaatatgaactcGATGGAACTCGATAAAAATGTCTTGTTAAGATCATTGAGAAAAGGGTCCTGATTAATTTACGTTACActgttcgttaaaaaataatagtttaaAACTTCAACGAGTCGTAACGATTATTGAAAGGAACGGAAAGCGTAAAGTAgaactaaaattaattttttcaataagcAACGAATATCTATTAtactaatataaaaaaatatcgcgACAAATCACACACTTCCATTCTCGCTTTTATAGTTACGAACAAACTAATCGAAACTGTtgaattgaataataaattcgtgtcacattttatataaaattttgctaaACAAATCCAGATACATATACCTTAACATTGCACAAGAAAAAGCTCTAACATTCTGcaaaatgttacaaaaatgCATACATCAGCGAAAGAAGGACAAACTTATTGCTCGATGCGATATTTTCGCAAACATTAAAACAGCCGCGTAAGCCAGGAAAAACTATCTACCGACTCTGCAACCTTTTATTTCTCCTAATCATGGAACACTGGAGGCCCCAATCAATTTAGACAATCACGATCGAACGAAACCATCGTTCCAAACTCGTTTGGTGATAACAATGGCCGTCTGCCAGTAACGTTTCCTTCGTTCCGTATTTCAGAACGCGGCCACCGAAAGGACAGCAGGAAAAGCACGCGACAGCTAAGCCATTAATTGCTTTTCCATTTTCCAGCTGACCCTCGTGCTTCTCTGTATCGGACTAGCAACGTCAGATTTATCGCCATATAAACCAAGGGGATGGCGTCCTAATGGTCAACGCTTTAATCCTACCAACAATCGATTGCATGCGTATTACGGGCCCCCTGGATTACCAGCCTATGAACCTCCGTACTCGACAAGCCACCCCCCAATTttcaccaccaccaccaccaccactaccACCACCGTACCGCCGACAACAACCACGACGACGATGAAAACCACAACGACCCCGCGAACCAGAGAGCCAACGACGCCCTCTACCATTCCGGAGGAAGATTTCGATACGAATCCAGCTCTGGCCATCGCTAATTCCTTCGCCTTTAATCGACCTGTTTACATCTACAATACATTCCCCTTCTTACCTGGACACGTATTGGTCAAATGAATAATTACGTAGCATCGTTTGTAACGTATCAATGGATTGTTCTATGATAACGAGAATAACGAATGTACAAATTGTTGGTTCGCTATATAGTACAATAGATATAGTACAATAACACGTCCGGGAATAGAtttgaaatggaaaattattgttaataattagTAGCTCGATCATTAAACAATGAAAGTATTCGTTTTTGGCCATTTAAAGAGGcaacgaataatttttcagaACTCTGACgttgttattaaaaatagcGTGACTTTGTAGTTTTTTATTGGACGATTATGACGCTACTATCCTAGTGAATGGTACACTTTCAAAGTCGATTTCTGCGGATATCTCAATTTGCAATTTGACTCCTCTAACGAACCGATCGCAAGATCACGACAAGAACACATTCGAAgaattattatcttatatgtatacattattATTCCGCTTGCTTTTTTTCATATCAAATGATTAGATATTTGATAAACATcgtaagtaataataaaattaaaacaaggTGTAGATCGTAGACTGTGGGAAGCGCTGTTCCTAATGGTTAGAGATAAGAATATTGTTTTGGGCGATCGTAGTAGTAAACGTAGTAGGTTGGTGCATATAAACtattattccttttttataCTGGATTTTAAGTTAAATGGGATGTAAGCTTTTTTATTCGGTAAAGTAAACcgtgtttttaattaaagtgatttattatattttgttttaatcaaCCGACAATTACATCGTTTCCTTATCCTTCATCGTAGACTCTGTTCATTTCGGAACAGTTTGCGtaagataacaaaataaaaataccaaaaCGTTAACTACACAAGATACGGATGActggaatattaaattttgattttcataATTCTTCTGACATCTATAATGTCTATCGCAATGCAACAAGATTAATTTCTACTTATTTACTATGCGAGTTGTTCGGTCTGACGCAAACGTCTACTAGAGAGAATTAATCAGAATATACTTCTACTTTCGCTAATCaattctatatacatatcCTTGAACGATTATAAAACTAGGCACGTATTAAAAGTCCTTGGATAAtctctaattaaaaaaaacgAAATGTAAGGTAAAACAAGGACAAAAGAAAGCtacaaaaaatgaatatcacTTTCCTGAAGCTACTACGTTCATAGTCAACAAATTTTGGTTCTAATGGAACTTCCAAACTATCACTAACGTGTATTATTCAAACTAAGCTATTATGCTTCAcgtttatatactttttctggcgaagatagaaaagaaaacggaGTGAagtaaaaaggaataaaaagcaTTGTAGAATATCAAAGGGAATAAATAGTAAAGAGAGGAACGACAGAGatttaatatgaataaattatgAGAATCTTTGATCCCTACTTGGTAGATGCATGATTAAGGCTATCTATAATACAGATTTTACCTTAAACACGACATACTTGCCATTAGTATACGAGATCTACGTATTGAAATCGATGACAAAATGAGGATTTGAGGAATAGAATCGTGAAAAGCCCTTTAACGATGAATGCGAATGGCGTGACGACGATATAATCTATTTTCTTCGCTGATACATTTCGTGATATCACTTTAGTTTTCAACTTTAATTTTTAGCTCAGAGAAGGAACACGAGATGCGTCTTTCgtctattaatattattacaatattggatttgtttctttcatcCTATTATCGTAATTATCGAATGACacagaaataataatagtggtaaaataataaataaatcacaaGTTGCCAATATATTTACATCTAAAAATGTTGTTttattcgttcgtcgtatcttTAACGATTAGGTATTAGTTCCTAAATTTcagattttttttataaattgacaAAGTTCTGGCTATGGAAGATTAAGTGAATTTTTGGAAACTCgaccgtttcttttttcacaccatctttcttatctttttttatatgcaccaacttaaaattctcttttcCTGAGTTTTGTAGTCATCAACCATAAACAATAGACACATAGTGTATAACATGTATGATACGTTGAAATCACAATGAATTCAAAAGAAGATCGCGGAATTGAATATTCTTAATTCTCCAAACTCTCCGATGTCCATATAACTaaaggaaacaaaaatgaTAAGCTCTCAATAATCGTCGATTTAAATAAAACCATTAATATGTCACCACAATGTACATCACTTTGTGATTCAGGTCGAAATTGTATCTAGTGTACAATGCGAGCGGATTTAGAGCGTGCTGATTTATCGTTGTTCCAAATATACCTCGAAAGCGCCAGTGTTCTGAATTGTGGTTTATCCGAAAAAATAGTCGTGCGTGTAATTTCGTATGATGGCGTATCAGAAAAAAATCGATACAAATAGAAATTAGCTAGGAAGAAAGGAGAATAAACTGTATGTCGATATCCTATGTAGAAAAGCCTGTCCCTTTCGCACTTGTTCTATACAAAAGGAAATTGAATGGTATGAACGCGAGATAAAAGGATCAACAGCGATTAAACTGTAGTTGCAGTAAACTTTCACTTCGCCTAATGCGTCACGCTCCCTGTAAATTTAAGCAATTAAATTGGGAATTTAGACGACTCGAATCCATGGCACGAATAACGATTCGTTTCACGTTGCATCGTCGATAACAGCAACGCCAAATAAAAACGGCAACGATGCGTTGAAAACAGAGAGAACCGACGTCGTGTCATTTAAACAGAACGTAGGAAGCTTTGAATGCAAATTAAATGGCATCGCGGTAcagattttaatttcaatactAATTCCCCCGGAAATTTTCATTgggaaaatatttctgttttattttgtGCCATCCAACAGTACAAAGAGTAGGTAAAGTTAATTGATTATatctaattaatatataattaaagtgTTTTTACCTTCGGTATCTTTGatatcgtattattattattttttttttttttttttttttttgcctaATAACATGGACAATATTCGTCGATCATTTTGAAATTGGAAGCAACGAAAATTGTTTTCTCTATTGGAAAAATTCTCGAGTATGCATAATAAGCAATAATAAGCAAAAATAACGAAGGAAGCTTTGAAAGGATCGGAAAGATCGAGAGAGAGGCCGGGATGAATAAAAGGAAAGTGAATGGAAATGAGAGGCCGTGAAATCTGGGAAAGATtaagaaaagatgaaaaaatgaaGGGAGGTAAGGGAATCAAGGTAAAAATAGACCAAAAGACACGAAAGAGTATCTGTAAAAGGTAAAAAAGATTacagaaaattaagaaacgtATATAGAAAATTGCGGAGTATTAAAAGAAACTGAGGGAACTTAAATATAAgcaaaaaatattacgaagGATTTAAAACGGCTGAAGGAAAGAAGACAGCAGGAGACTAAATAAGATTGTAAAAAGCTGATAAAACTGTACGAAGCTGAAAGAGAAATTGGAAAGAACAACAAATACTgaagagaaataaaacttGGGAAAATGTGATACTCTTTATCCggcagaaataaaatttgttttatcgcAACGGAAAtcttttccaataattttagacagatttttttcaaattcgaacaaatatattattggaATACTAGATACTACTGGAATAGTATACTATTGTTATTCGAAATTATCGTTGATGatttaatcgaaatataaGTAATTTAACTCAAAGTTAAAAGGATTAAAAAAGTCCACacgaaattagaaattgttaACGAAAACTTTACTTTGACGTTCATTTTAAGAActattctgtaagaatggaaTGCCTGATCGATAATTCGTGGAACGTTTCAATTCATCGtccttaattaataaattaaatatcacttattaaaaaatatatcaatatcttttattgcAAATCTTctacaaaatgtttcataaatgaattttctttggaattcttttaaaaagtaCGACAGAGCGAAAAACCAGAAAGATCGTATAAaagcatttaaaaaaattaaataattttgaatcgatttacaaaaattaattaataagaatGAATAAAGTCTTTGATATACCTTTCACTCGTTTTTCGTTAAATCTTTATCAGTCTGACATAGAACCATGTCACACCTAAAAATCGAGAATGCATCCTGAAGGAGTAACCACCTAATACATTTCCAGGAAAACAGACCGGCATGCGGCAGTTACATTTATTCTTACGCGAAAGAATACAATGATCTGACAGTTTTCTGAAAAGACGGAAATAGCACATCGTATATCCTCCTAGCAAGgagtatatataaaatgtagcaGAATCGACGTACTGTACACTATTCTCTTCCTACACGCTATAACATTTTGCTGTATATTTGAAGAAACAACATTCTTCGTGAAAACGAAATCTCTTGAtggtaagaaaagaaaaagaaaaagaatcgtaGATGAACGTATACGATATAGGAAATTAACTCGTTAATCGTAAAAGACGAGTTAACGCTTCAGATTGtccatttctttaaatattaatctcttagtaatttctttatttagacATTTCTCACTTTTTTACCTATCAATCtgtgtttattaaaaataaatcacgtcatattgaaatattgaattttcctatcgttaaaaataattacaattaagtAAATCAATTGTTGGAAATTAAGCAATAATCCGcttaacaaattaaataatatttcacagaGGTTCGGTTATTCCAAACTAGTATCTTTATAAcattcttatttctttatttctgtcATTTATTCTTGCGCGATT
This DNA window, taken from Bombus fervidus isolate BK054 chromosome 14, iyBomFerv1, whole genome shotgun sequence, encodes the following:
- the LOC141445882 gene encoding uncharacterized protein, with translation MRRTLTLVLLCIGLATSDLSPYKPRGWRPNGQRFNPTNNRLHAYYGPPGLPAYEPPYSTSHPPIFTTTTTTTTTTVPPTTTTTTMKTTTTPRTREPTTPSTIPEEDFDTNPALAIANSFAFNRPVYIYNTFPFLPGHVLVK